The DNA segment TAGGCAGCGTATCATTTGATGGAGTCATCAAGGAAGTTAATCTGGCCTTGGTTCCAGAAGCCCAAATAGGCGATTATTTGTTGGTGCATGTCGGTGCCGCCATTGCCATCATCAACGAGGACGAGGCCAAAGCCACGATGACCGTATTGAAGCAAATGGGGGAAGGGATTTGATTTCAGGTTTCAGACAACAGATTGCCTATTTTTTGGAAGTACTATTCCGAGAATTGTTGCGTTCCCTAATTCATTATAAAATTTATAATTAATGCCAAATCAAGAAGATCCTACCGAAAAAATAAACCTGCATCACGGCAGCGGTGGGGAACATACCACCAAGCTTTTGAATGAAGTCATCTTTAAATACTTGGGCAATCCGATTCTCGACGTGAGGCACGATGGCGCTTTTTTGGATATTCAAGGGAAATTGGCTTTTTCTACCGACAGTTACGTGATAAGTCCCATTTTTTTCAAGGGAGGAAATATTGGCGAATTGGCCGTAAACGGAACCGTGAACGATTTGTCGATGTGTGGCGCGATGCCCAAATACCTTTCCTTGGCCTTTATCATCGAAGAAGGATTTGGATTGGACGAGTTTACCCAAATCATTAAATCCATTAGAGCAACAGCCGACAAAGCGGGCGTTTTCATTGTGACAGGCGATACCAAAGTGGTCGAAAAAGGAAAAGGCGACCAGATTTACATCAATACTTCGGGAGTGGGTGTTTTGCACGAAAAGGCGAACATCAAGATTAGCCGAATTCAAGTTGGAGATTCCATCATTATCAATATGCCGATAGCTTCCCACGGAATGGCGATCATGTCGGAAAGGGAAGGGCTGCAATTTGAAAGCGAAATCCTCAGCGACACCAACAATCTCAACTTTATGGTGGAAAAATTATTGGACAAATGCGGTGAGGACATTCATTTTTTGAGGGATGCCACGCGTGGTGGATTGGCTTCGGTTTTACACGAAATCACCACTGAAAGCACTCTTGGAATGCTGCTGGAGGACGAGAAAATCTTGGTGGACACCCAAGTGCAAAGTGCTTGTGAAATACTTGGTTTGGATCCTTTATACGTGGCCAACGAAGGCGTTTTTGCCTGTATTGTTTCCCCATCCGTCGAGAATGAAATAATGGAAATCTTGAAATTTTTGGGGCAAAATCCGTCCCTAATTGGTAAAATAACAAACGACACCAATGCCAAAATTATCCTGGAAAGTGCTTTTGGCGGCAAAAGGGTTGTAAGTCCCTTGATAGGGGAACAACTGCCGAGGATTTGTTAAAACAAGTTCATTTTATTCTCCATTAAATACTTTCAAACCCAATCGAAACTGTTATTTTTTCATACTTTTGAACAGCAATCCAAAAAGCTCCTCCATGACTTTTGACAAAAGAAATCTCAGCAACGACCAATTATTGGATTTATACAAAAGGTTACTGTTGCCTCGATTAATCGAAGAAAAAATGTTGATTCTCATCCGACAAGGAAAGGTATCCAAATGGTTTTCCGGAATCGGGCAGGAAGCCATTGCTGTTGGCGTTACGGCAGTTTTGGATACCGACGAATACATTCTTCCCATGCACCGCAACCTAGGTGTTTTCACGGGTCGAAACATTCCACTTTACAGACTTTTTTCGCAATGGCAGGGCAAGGCCAATGGGTTTACCAAAGGTCGTGACCGTAGTTTCCACTTTGGTAC comes from the Flavobacterium limnophilum genome and includes:
- a CDS encoding HypC/HybG/HupF family hydrogenase formation chaperone, which produces MCLAIPGKLEKITAELDETFRIGSVSFDGVIKEVNLALVPEAQIGDYLLVHVGAAIAIINEDEAKATMTVLKQMGEGI
- the hypE gene encoding hydrogenase expression/formation protein HypE, which encodes MPNQEDPTEKINLHHGSGGEHTTKLLNEVIFKYLGNPILDVRHDGAFLDIQGKLAFSTDSYVISPIFFKGGNIGELAVNGTVNDLSMCGAMPKYLSLAFIIEEGFGLDEFTQIIKSIRATADKAGVFIVTGDTKVVEKGKGDQIYINTSGVGVLHEKANIKISRIQVGDSIIINMPIASHGMAIMSEREGLQFESEILSDTNNLNFMVEKLLDKCGEDIHFLRDATRGGLASVLHEITTESTLGMLLEDEKILVDTQVQSACEILGLDPLYVANEGVFACIVSPSVENEIMEILKFLGQNPSLIGKITNDTNAKIILESAFGGKRVVSPLIGEQLPRIC